The following proteins are encoded in a genomic region of uncultured Fusobacterium sp.:
- a CDS encoding MBL fold metallo-hydrolase translates to MKLITLIENELGSNPNLTCEFGFSIFIEDEDTNLIFDTGQSGIFVENIKKLGIDTKKIDKLIISHNHFDHGGGVKNYINFFGNNFSIYLNKKFFYKRYGFSKEYSRILGANFSEDFLKKKDVKINFITDHIHNISKNITIFTNFKNITNFENPNSTYFKKVENNFIFDDMSDELVLGLNTSKGYIILCGCSHFGIVNIVENIKLLTGKKIIGIIGGLHLSKASDERVKKVINYLKNENINYLALSHCTGEKTIEILKREGFTIISNHTGNILEL, encoded by the coding sequence ATGAAATTAATAACACTTATAGAAAATGAACTAGGAAGTAATCCAAACTTAACTTGTGAGTTTGGATTTTCTATTTTTATAGAAGATGAAGATACAAATTTAATTTTTGATACTGGGCAGAGTGGAATTTTCGTTGAAAATATAAAAAAATTAGGTATTGATACTAAAAAAATAGATAAGCTGATCATAAGTCATAATCACTTTGATCATGGTGGAGGAGTTAAAAATTATATAAATTTTTTTGGTAATAATTTCTCTATCTATCTAAATAAAAAATTTTTTTATAAAAGATATGGTTTTTCTAAGGAGTATTCAAGAATATTAGGAGCGAATTTTTCTGAAGATTTCTTAAAGAAAAAAGATGTTAAAATAAATTTTATTACTGATCATATACATAATATTTCAAAGAATATTACTATATTTACAAATTTTAAAAATATTACAAATTTTGAAAATCCTAACTCTACATATTTTAAAAAAGTAGAGAACAATTTTATTTTTGATGATATGAGTGATGAATTAGTTTTAGGATTAAATACATCTAAAGGGTATATTATCTTGTGTGGTTGCTCACATTTTGGAATTGTAAATATCGTAGAAAATATAAAACTTTTAACAGGAAAAAAAATTATTGGCATAATTGGTGGGTTACATTTAAGTAAAGCTTCAGATGAAAGAGTAAAAAAGGTAATTAATTATTTAAAAAATGAAAATATAAATTATCTAGCTCTCTCTCATTGTACTGGAGAAAAAACTATTGAAATTTTAAAAAGAGAAGGTTTTACAATAATTTCAAATCACACTGGAAATATCCTTGAATTGTAA
- a CDS encoding helix-turn-helix domain-containing protein, with protein MKLGEKIKAIRKNKDYTLKQLAEITGLSIGFLSNIERDLNSPSINNLQQICSALGINLMEILDEEVGTNPITRAAEREEILKNVETNVKVESLLNRKASLNGIAITIDEESSFSDMSWGHGYDEIGIVAKGELEIELDNTLYHLYEGDSIFIKQNTPHRYRNPSVSSSLVYWVSSKK; from the coding sequence ATGAAATTAGGGGAAAAAATAAAAGCAATTAGAAAAAATAAAGATTACACATTAAAACAATTAGCGGAAATTACTGGACTTTCAATAGGATTTTTAAGTAATATTGAAAGGGATTTAAATAGTCCATCTATCAATAACTTACAACAAATTTGTTCAGCTTTAGGAATTAATCTTATGGAAATTCTTGATGAAGAGGTAGGAACTAATCCTATAACACGTGCAGCTGAAAGAGAAGAAATTTTAAAAAATGTAGAAACTAATGTCAAAGTTGAAAGCCTTTTAAATAGAAAAGCTAGTTTAAATGGAATTGCAATAACTATTGATGAAGAAAGTAGTTTTAGTGATATGTCTTGGGGACATGGATATGATGAGATTGGAATTGTTGCTAAAGGTGAATTAGAAATTGAATTAGATAATACTTTATATCATTTATATGAAGGGGATTCTATATTCATTAAACAGAATACACCACATAGATATAGAAATCCAAGTGTAAGCTCTTCTCTTGTTTACTGGGTTTCTAGTAAAAAATAG
- a CDS encoding PTS sugar transporter subunit IIC: protein MDVIKGVIYLFVVLGGFSLFSMKAPKGMKAMGALAGAATASFLVEAFQLYVGGDLFGIPFLGEVGKAAGSMGGVASAILVPIALGVNPTYAVLVGVSVAGFGILPGFLAGYILSFVIPKVEKKVPQGLDLIFVICFISPLARLIASVSNPIVNSTLLNIGGILESASHSSPILMGIILGGVITVVATAPLSSMALTAMMGLTGVPMAIGALSVMGSSFMNGVFFHRMGFGDRKTTIAVAVEPLTQADLISANPIPVYVTNFIGGALAGVVVALYGLVNNATGTATPIAGLMVMYGFNDAMTVTKVALMCAASGIFAGFLGSIIFKNYKIKTVEEIRGKN, encoded by the coding sequence ATGGACGTTATTAAAGGTGTAATTTATTTATTTGTAGTTTTAGGTGGATTTTCATTATTTAGTATGAAAGCACCAAAAGGGATGAAAGCGATGGGAGCACTAGCAGGAGCTGCTACAGCAAGTTTCTTAGTAGAAGCATTCCAATTATACGTTGGAGGAGATCTTTTTGGAATTCCATTTTTAGGTGAAGTTGGTAAAGCTGCAGGATCAATGGGAGGAGTTGCATCAGCAATTTTAGTTCCAATAGCTTTAGGAGTTAATCCAACTTATGCAGTATTAGTGGGAGTATCAGTAGCAGGATTTGGAATATTACCAGGATTTTTAGCAGGATATATTTTATCATTTGTAATACCAAAGGTTGAAAAGAAAGTTCCACAAGGATTAGATCTAATTTTCGTAATCTGTTTTATTTCACCATTAGCTAGACTTATAGCTTCAGTATCAAACCCAATAGTAAATTCAACTTTATTAAATATAGGAGGAATTCTTGAATCAGCTTCTCACTCAAGTCCAATATTAATGGGAATTATATTAGGAGGAGTAATAACTGTTGTTGCTACAGCACCATTATCATCTATGGCACTTACAGCAATGATGGGATTAACAGGGGTTCCTATGGCAATTGGAGCACTTTCAGTAATGGGTTCTTCTTTTATGAATGGAGTATTTTTCCATAGAATGGGATTTGGAGATAGAAAAACAACAATAGCAGTAGCAGTAGAGCCATTAACACAAGCAGACTTAATATCTGCTAATCCAATACCTGTATATGTAACAAATTTTATAGGTGGAGCATTAGCAGGAGTTGTAGTGGCACTTTACGGACTTGTAAATAATGCAACTGGAACAGCTACACCAATAGCAGGATTAATGGTAATGTATGGATTTAATGATGCTATGACAGTTACAAAAGTTGCTTTAATGTGTGCTGCATCTGGAATATTTGCTGGATTCTTAGGATCTATAATATTTAAGAATTATAAAATAAAAACAGTAGAAGAGATAAGAGGTAAAAATTAA